One Brassica napus cultivar Da-Ae chromosome A5, Da-Ae, whole genome shotgun sequence DNA window includes the following coding sequences:
- the LOC125608746 gene encoding UV-B-induced protein At3g17800, chloroplastic-like, whose product MQAIGSYGCLCFKHYHSLSKFLSPPSTSPSFLPQRCHSFCIPKLGSSSNNAENGRGRGVTVRASGEDDNFAPIAPVELESPVGQLLDQILRTHPHLLPVTVDQQLDKLSTENDNLKAEPSSSQDILSKRISEVKDKEKRKTLAEIIYCLVVHRFVEKEITMIPQIKPTSDPAGRIDLWPNQEEKLEVIHSAEAFEMIQSHLSSVLGDRTAVGPLSSIVQISKIKLGKLYAASVMYGYFLRRIDQRYQLERTMNTLPKRPDKTRERYEEPSPPYPLWDPDSLIRIQPEEYDPDEYAIQRNEGESSSYGLRSYVTYLDSDTLQRYATIRSKEAMSLIEKQTQALFGRPDIRILEDGKLDTSNDEVLSLSFSGLAMLVLEAVTFGSFLWDAESYVESKYHFLKA is encoded by the exons atgcaaGCAATCGGCAGCTATGGCTGCCTCTGCTTCAAGCACTACCACTCCCTCTCCAAGTTCCTTTCTCCTCCCTCTACTTCTCCATCGTTTCTTCCTCAG AGATGCCATTCGTTCTGTATCCCCAAGCTTGGAAGTAGCAGCAACAACGCTGAGAACGGGCGAGGAAGAGGCGTGACAGTGAGAGCCTCAGGAGAAGACGACAACTTTGCCCCGATTGCTCCTGTTGAGCTGGAATCTCCTGTGGGACAGCTTCTGGACCAGATTCTTAGGACACATCCTCATCTCTTACCCGTCACTGTCGATCAGCAGCTCGACAAGTTATCCACCGAAAACGATAATCTCAAAGCCGAACCGTCTTCTTCGCAAGACATTCTCTCTAA GAGGATATCTGAAGTTAAGGATAAGGAGAAACGTAAAACATTGGCAGAGATCATTTACTGCTTAGTGGTGCATAGATTTGTGGAGAAAGAAATCACCATGATCCCTCAGATTAAACCAACCTCAGACCCAGCAGGACGGATAGACTTATGGCCAAACCAAGAAGAGAAGCTTGAAGTCATTCACTCTGCGGAAGCCTTTGAGATGATACAGAGTCACCTGTCTTCGGTTCTTGGAGACAGAACAGCAGTAGGTCCGTTAAGCTCCATAGTTCAGATAAGCAAGATCAAACTCGGGAAACTCTATGCTGCTTCTGTCATGTATGGCTACTTCCTAAGAAGAATCGACCAGAGATACCAGCTTGAGAGAACCATGAACACACTTCCCAAACGGCCTGACAAAACCAGGGAACGCTACGAAGAGCCTTCCCCTCCTTACCCGTTATGGGACCCGGATTCTTTGATCCGGATCCAACCAGAGGAATATGATCCTGATGAGTACGCAATACAGAGGAATGAAGGAGAGTCGTCGTCTTACGGGTTGAGATCGTACGTTACGTACTTAGACTCGGATACGCTTCAGAGATACGCCACGATACGGTCTAAAGAAGCCATGTCGCTGATAGAGAAGCAGACCCAGGCGCTCTTTGGGCGACCGGACATAAGGATACTGGAGGACGGTAAGCTGGATACGTCTAACGATGAGGTTCTGTCTCTGAGTTTCTCGGGTCTTGCGATGTTGGTTTTGGAAGCTGTGACCTTTGGATCTTTCTTATGGGACGCAGAGAGCTACGTTGAATCTAAGTACCATTTCCTCAAGGCTTGA
- the LOC125608745 gene encoding F-box/LRR-repeat protein At3g58980-like, translated as MWRLFICSKVSVKLLKLKGIISNRMDRISNLPKEVIRRIVSFLSAKEAVFTSILSKKWQNLFTIIPKLLFDDTDEIQGSFSYFVDGVISLPSSTRVNKFYLRCRDRVDPAQYDLINRCLCDVLKRGILDLKLDIGIGRHYYLPFEFFTCKTVVKVELEGRYAAGYSYGKGFVIDVLPENAFLPALDTLTLSVIQFNDLRGCAFKKLLSACPVLKELTIFGMRWQRPKWSGKLCIPTLQRLIIQDFHPSQFTRVTLDTPSLTYFECSDAMPDEYSIFNLDSLVEAKLHLMFTDGQYQYYIPYDGSVSHDHNNSSSTPTNLIKGLGNVEIMEILFQNTFVALYYFREAIPVFENLYHLTIRCDDEEDCMAFLPYLLKKSPNLETLVIDGPLHYNEEQPESVCNCLLGYSFLLSCPIKVLQITDYRGTIGEVDQLKHFIEKLSCLKLVKLHSCDRPDVDKQHLMIPRASSKCKIKVTFSC; from the exons ATGTGGAGGCTTTTCATCTGTAGCAAGGTTAGTGTTAAGTTACTGAAACTGAAAGGAATCATTAGCAATAGGATGGATAGGATTAGTAATCTACCAAAAGAGGTTATCCGCCGCATTGTCTCCTTTCTTTCTGCAAAGGAGGCTGTTTTCACATCTATTCTCTCAAAAAAGTGGCAAAATCTCTTTACCATCATTCCAAAGCTTCTGTTTGATGACACAGACGAGATTCAAGGGAGTTTCTCTTATTTCGTGGATGGAGTAATTTCTCTGCCGTCCAGTACTCGCGTGAATAAGTTCTACCTAAGATGCAGAGATCGTGTTGATCCAGCTCAATATGATCTTATCAACCGTTGTCTATGTGATGTGCTGAAGCGGGGCATCTTGGATCTTAAACTGGACATAGGTATTGGAAGACATTATTATCTGCCCTTTGAGTTTTTCACTTGCAAGACAGTTGTTAAAGTGGAACTGGAGGGTCGTTATGCGGCGGGTTATTCCTATGGGAAGGGTTTTGTTATTGATGTTCTCCCTGAGAATGCTTTTCTACCCGCACTTGATACGCTTACTCTTAGTGTCATTCAGTTCAACGATCTTCGTGGTTGTGCGTTTAAAAAACTTCTTTCTGCTTGCCCTGTACTTAAGGAACTGACAATATTTGGTATGAGGTGGCAACGTCCGAAATGGTCTGGCAAGCTGTGCATTCCAACCCTTCAAAGACTAATTATTCAAGATTTCCATCCTTCTCAGTTTACGAGAGTTACTTTGGATACTCCAAGTCTTACCTATTTTGAGTGCTCTGATGCTATGCCGGATGAGTATTCAATTTTTAATCTTGACTCCCTTGTTGAAGCTAAGCTCCATCTTATGTTCACTGACGGTCAGTACCAGTACTACATACCCTACGATGGATCTGTAAGTCATGATCACAATAATTCTTCTAGCACTCCAACAAATCTGATAAAGGGGTTGGGAAATGTTGAAATCATGGAGATATTATTTCAGAACACTTTCGTG gcaTTATATTACTTCCGTGAAGCAATCCCGGTGTTTGAAAACCTATATCATTTAACCATTAGATGTGATGATGAGGAGGATTGTATGGCATTTCTACCATATTTGCTAAAGAAGTCTCCAAATCTAGAGACTCTTGTCATTGAT GGTCCACTGCACTACAATGAAGAACAACCTGAATCTGTTTGCAACTGCTTGTTGGGATATTCTTTCTTGTTGTCGTGTCCTATAAAGGTCCTACAGATAACCGATTACCGCGGAACAATTGGGGAGGTGGATCAATTGAagcattttatagagaaactgTCGTGTCTGAAGTTGGTGAAACTTCATTCTTGTGATAGACCTGACGTAGACAAGCAACACTTGATGATTCCCAGAGCTTCTTCAAAGTGCAAGATCAAGGTCACATTTTCCTGTTAG